One Rhododendron vialii isolate Sample 1 chromosome 2a, ASM3025357v1 genomic region harbors:
- the LOC131317642 gene encoding AAA-ATPase At2g18193-like has product MRGRMLPAAGDMQSAALTLFSTYASFAGSMMLIRSMANELVPRPVRTYLQSVIHSFFSNHITVKVHEHLNGGMIRNQIYDAAEVYLRTKISPNTKRFSIGKTPKQKSLSISLEKGEEILDRFVDDMELKWMMSIESQKNYGNEKRLFELTFNKKFMDRVLQDYVPFVLAKSKEITDKDDKVVKLYTRAGIPGDDDGRRGGGQGGWGSINLDHPATFETLAMDPELKKTIIDDLERFLKRKDFYKKVGKAWKRGYLLYGPPGTGKSSLIAAIANYLNFDIYDLELTSLRFDSELRRILVSTTNRSILVIEDVDCSVEMQDRRLGVEQPNDRRSKLTLSGLLNFIDGLWSSCGDERIIIFTTNYRDRLDPALLRPGRMDMHIPMSYCTGQGFKFLASKYLGLHDHHMLFGKIEGLIEKVEVTPAEVAEELMKSEDADIALAGVVNLLKRKKMEGNEIEEVEGCETKRFKIEEIGGSL; this is encoded by the exons ATGCGTGGGAGGATGCTCCCTGCCGCCGGAGATATGCAGTCGGCGGCGTTGACACTGTTCTCCACGTACGCCTCGTTTGCAGGCTCGATGATGCTGATCCGGTCTATGGCCAACGAACTGGTTCCAAGACCGGTGCGAACCTACCTTCAGTCGGTTATCCACTCCTTCTTCTCTAACCATATCACCGTTAAAGTGCACGAGCACCTGAACGGTGGGATGATTCGAAACCAAATTTATGACGCTGCCGAGGTGTACCTACGCACCAAGATCAGCCCCAACACCAAACGCTTCAGCATCGGCAAGACTCCCAAGCAGAAGAGCCTCAGCATTAGCCTCGAAAAAGGCGAGGAAATACTCGACAGGTTTGTTGATGATATGGAGCTCAAGTGGATGATGTCTATCGAGTCTCAGAAGAACTACGGGAATGAGAAGCGGCTTTTCGAGCTCACcttcaataaaaaattcatgGACAGGGTTTTGCAAGACTATGTGCCTTTTGTTTTGGCCAAGTCTAAGGAAATCACGGACAAGGACGACAAGGTGGTTAAGCTTTACACGAGAGCCGGTATTCCTGGCGACGATGATGGCCGTCGTGGTGGTGGACAAGGGGGTTGGGGTTCGATCAATCTTGATCATCCGGCCACGTTTGAGACGCTGGCGATGGACCCTGAGTTAAAGAAGACCATAATTGATGACTTGGAGAGATTTTTGAAGAGGAAGGATTTCTACAAGAAGGTAGGCAAGGCTTGGAAGAGGGGTTACTTGTTGTATGGCCCTCCTGGTACTGGTAAATCAAGCTTGATCGCCGCCATAGCGAACTATCTTAACTTTGATATCTACGATTTGGAGCTTACAAGTTTGCGCTTTGACTCGGAACTCAGGAGGATACTTGTGTCCACCACCAATCGATCCATCCTTGTAATTGAAGATGTTGATTGCAGTGTGGAGATGCAAGATCGGCGATTAGGGGTTGAGCAACCAAATGATCGCCGCAGTAAG TTGACGCTCTCAGGTTTATTGAACTTCATAGATGGTCTATGGTCAAGCTGTGGGGATGAGCGGATCATCATTTTTACCACCAACTACAGAGACAGGCTTGACCCTGCTCTATTGCGCCCCGGTCGCATGGACATGCACATACCCATGTCCTATTGCACCGGTCAAGGATTCAAGTTCCTAGCTTCCAAGTACCTCGGTCTCCATGATCACCACATGCTCTTTGGTAAGATAGAAGGCCTAATCGAGAAGGTAGAGGTCACCCCTGCTGAAGTTGCAGAGGAACTTATGAAGAGCGAGGATGCTGATATTGCTCTTGCTGGAGTTGTCAATCTTCTCAAGCGCAAGAAGATGGAAGGCAATGAAATTGAGGAAGTTGAAGGGTGTGAAACAAAAAGGttcaaaatagaagaaataggAGGAAGTTTGTAA